One Aegilops tauschii subsp. strangulata cultivar AL8/78 chromosome 7, Aet v6.0, whole genome shotgun sequence genomic window carries:
- the LOC109746241 gene encoding transcription factor bHLH14-like yields the protein MLTTSTYRGIEHTQALSDVIVVTLSISACHVKVERNNTELLSMDDLLSPYSSFLPPSPCSKLSTVHEQQLEFVSQDLPEPWLFDGSMMSNKADSELWPMGSPLAGSPVHPELPPSLPATPQDPVKRRGRKPGSCSTVSHVQAERQRRNKLNRRFCDLRAAVPTVSRMDKASLLSDATIYITELRSRLERLEEAKKALEQSSAAASRDGLAAEFVQVDETVDMQMVGRDAAVVRVTTAVSHAPARLMGALRSLDLQVQHACVSRVHGVTRQSVLVDVPTSMQDEDSLRSAVLQTLQDSA from the coding sequence ATGCTTACAACCAGTACATATAGAGGCATAGAGCATACCCAAGCCTTATCAGATGTCATCGTAGTTACATTGAGCATTTCTGCTTGCCACGTCAAGGTGGAGAGAAACAACACCGAGCTGCTGTCCATGGACGATTTACTCTCGCCGTACTCCTCCTTCCTTCCACCCTCGCCGTGCTCCAAACTCTCCACCGTCCACGAACAGCAACTTGAGTTCGTATCCCAGGATCTTCCCGAACCATGGCTGTTCGACGGCAGCATGATGTCCAACAAAGCGGACAGTGAGCTGTGGCCTATGGGGAGCCCGCTCGCCGGGAGCCCTGTGCACCCCGAGCTACCGCCGAGCCTCCCGGCAACGCCGCAGGATCCTGTGAAGCGGCGGGGACGGAAACCCGGATCCTGCTCCACGGTCAGCCACGTGCAGGCCGAGCGGCAGCGCCGCAACAAACTGAACCGTCGATTTTGTGACCTCCGCGCTGCCGTCCCCACCGTGTCCCGCATGGACAAGGCATCACTCCTCTCCGACGCCACCATCTACATCACGGAGCTGCGCTCCCGCTTGGAGCGCCTCGAGGAGGCCAAAAAGGCACTGGAGCAGAGCTCCGCGGCCGCTTCTCGCGATGGACTAGCTGCCGAATTCGTACAGGTGGATGAAACGGTAGACATGCAGATGGTGGGGCGTGATGCAGCCGTGGTGCGTGTGACCACCGCGGTGAGCCACGCGCCCGCGCGGCTGATGGGCGCGCTCCGGTCGCTGGACCTGCAGGTGCAGCATGCCTGCGTTAGCCGCGTGCACGGCGTGACCCGGCAGAGCGTTCTCGTTGACGTGCCAACCTCGATGCAGGATGAGGACAGTCTCCGCTCGGCTGTGCTCCAGACGCTGCAGGATAGCGCCTAG